In the Arachis hypogaea cultivar Tifrunner chromosome 20, arahy.Tifrunner.gnm2.J5K5, whole genome shotgun sequence genome, CATTTATGTGTTAAGTTTCAAGCACAGGACGGCAAGATAGCAACACTCTACTCGGACCGCCAACAAGCTCGGCAGTGTTACAATGCAAGCCTGAAAAACATCGGCACAAGACAAAAAAACCAACAAGAGGTCAAGGCCATCCACAGCACGAACGAAGTACTAACCCTAGCAGAGCTCGACCCTCGAGAGGACACCCAAGAAAGACCTCAACTAGCGGACGAGCTCCAAAAAGTTCCCCTAACATCGAAACCAGAACAATTCACCTACATCGGCCGAGCCTTTCAAGGACAAGAACAATTGGAGCTTATAAATGTACTACAAGACAACGCCGATCTATTTGCCTGGACCCCGACAAATATGCCAGGAATAGACCCAAACATCATTTGCCACAAGCTCACCATCGACAGAACAATCCGACCTATAGCTCAAAAGAAGAGGAATCTCGGGGCGGAAAAAGCAAAGGCAGAGCTAGAAAAAACTAAGAAGTTACTTAGTGCCGACTTCATCAAGGAAATTCGCTTCACCACGTGGCTCTCGaacgtggtaatggtaagaaaaaattcaggtaaatggcgcatgtgcgtcgactttacaaaCCTCAACAAGGCATGTCCGAAAGATGCCTACCCACTGCCATGTATCGACAAACTGGTAGATAATGTGTCAGGATTTAAAAGCttaagcttcatggatgcatactctggttaCAACCAGATCCTTATGCATCCAGAAGACCAGAGTAAAACAGCTTTCATAACTGAACATGAGAATTTTTGTTATAGagtaatgccatttggtctaaagaatgcaggtgcaacatatCAGCGACTAACGGATAAGGTATTCCATCAATAGATAGGTCGGAATATGGAAATCTACATGGACGATATGGTCACCAAGAACACACAAAAAAGATCGCACTGTGAAGACCTCAAAGAAATATTCAGTTAGATCCGAGCATATAACATGAGACTCAATCCAGAGAAATGCGCTTTTGGGGTACAAGGAGGCAAGTTCCTTGGTTTCATGCTGACTTCACGGGGAATCGAAGCAAATCCTGATAAATGTGAGGCAATACTTAATATGGCAAGtccaaaaataataaaggaaGTACAACAACAAGCAGGGAGAGTAGCCGCCTTGTCAAGATTTTTTCCAGCGGTATCAAACCGATTATATCACTTTTTCCAGACGATACCAAAAGGTAAAAAATTCGAGTGGACAAAGGAATGCGAGACGGCATTCACCGAACTTAAAGCCACCCTGTCTTCACTGCCAGTACTACAAAGCCTAGAAGTCAGTAAGcccttatatttatatttatctgttTCCAATTAAACTATAAGCTCGGTTCTTGTCACTGAGGCAGGAAAAACACAAAGCCAGTATACTTCGTCAGCAGAGTCATGCAGCCAACAGAAAGAAGATACCCCAGAATAGAACAACTAGCCCTAGCACTAGTAACAACAGCAAGGAGACTAAGGCACTACTTCCAGAGCCACAATAATTGTAAGGATGAACCAACCACTAAGGCAAATATTAACAAAGCCAGAATTAGCAGGACGATTGACCAAGCGGTCCATCGAACTTTCTGAGTTTGATATTCAGTTTCAATCAAGACCAGCCCTGAAGTCACAAATCCTGGCGGACTTCGTTTCCGAGCTCACACCTGATGAGCAACACTATGAGAAGACTTGGGAATTACAAGTAGATGGCGCATCAAACCGAGAAGGAAGTGGAGCCAGGATAGTATTAAAGGAGGGAGAAACAGTAATGGCCGAGCAATCACTTCAATTCTACTTCTCAGCAAGCaataaccaagccgaatacgaggcgcTAATGGCAGGTCTCAAGCTCACCCCCAGCTTCCAAGTACAAAGCCTGGTAGTATATTGCGACTCCCTCTTAGTGGTTCAACTAATCAAAGGATACTTCCAGGTAAAAGATCTTTTGTTAGAGCAGTATTGGCTCATAGCAAaggatcttatttcaaatttcgaTAAATTTATCATATCACACGTGCATAGAGAGAACAACACTAGGGTAGATATATTATCTAAGCTCGCCGCCACTAGAGCAAGCACACAAACATCGGCACTATCACAACTTACACTAGAAAAACCTACCAACGAATCATTATACATGATAAACACCATTCATACAAACGACTGGAGATTACATTTTCTTGAATACATTAATGCAGGAATCATACCCAGCAAAGAGACCAACCCTTAAAACTTCAGATGAAAAGCAAGTCTTTTTACAATAGTAGCGGGAGAGCTATACAGGCGTGGTTTCCCACACCCATTACTGAAATGTCTCGGCAAAGATGAAGCAAATGAAGAAATGAACGAGGTCCATGAGGGCGTATGTGGAAATCACATAAGTGGACGAGCTCTGGCAGCAAAGATTATCCGAACAGGATATTACTGGCCGACCATAAAGAGAGACTGCATAACAAAGGTCAAAACCTGCGACAACTGTCAAAAGCATGCCGCTATCTCCATGAAGCCCGCCGAGGTAATGCACAGTATGGAAGTAAGCTGGCCTTTCTACAGATGGGGGTTCAATATCCTCAGCCCATTTCCAATAGCGCCGGGTCAGGTAAAATTTCTTTTAGTTTCAATAGATTATTtctcaaaatggatagaagcacaacCATTGGCAAGAATAACGGCTGAGAAGGTATGATCTTTCATATGGAAATACATTATACgccaattgtaacaccctaattagcctaagatTTACCTCACGCGTAAAGCAAagattaatcaaaggttacgacagttctaagctcatacgtataatatatagaaagaattaatataatctagaaaCCTGATAGAGgacatagctcaaaaacaggatttaaaaAGCGCAAATATACTAACGAAGCTTCTAACTTAAAACACAAGATACAGATaagatatatcaaaatataatagtataatatcataagaatctagccacagctcacggagtttaagccggcta is a window encoding:
- the LOC112785418 gene encoding uncharacterized protein, yielding MGDTPLSQTIDIQYLIVDCPSPYNIILGRPALNMFRAVVSTLHLCVKFQAQDGKIATLYSDRQQARQCYNASLKNIGTRQKNQQEVKAIHSTNEVLTLAELDPREDTQERPQLADELQKVPLTSKPEQFTYIGRAFQGQEQLELINVLQDNADLFAWTPTNMPGIDPNIICHKLTIDRTIRPIAQKKRNLGAEKAKAELEKTKKLLSADFIKEIRFTTWLSNVVMILMHPEDQSKTAFITEHENFCYRVMPFGLKNAGATYQRLTDKIRAYNMRLNPEKCAFGVQGGKFLGFMLTSRGIEANPDKCEAILNMTIPKGKKFEWTKECETAFTELKATLSSLPEKHKASILRQQSHAANRKKIPQNRTTSPSTSNNSKETKALLPEPQ